In a genomic window of Pseudoliparis swirei isolate HS2019 ecotype Mariana Trench chromosome 20, NWPU_hadal_v1, whole genome shotgun sequence:
- the LOC130210397 gene encoding mitochondrial uncoupling protein 2-like isoform X2: MVGGGGAADLSPTVAVKIFSAGTAGCVAELATYPLDTAKVRLQIQGESKHSLEGSRIQYRGVFGTILTIVKTEGPRSLYNGLVAGLHRQACFASVRIGLYDTMKQFYTNGSENAGIGARLLAGCSTGAMAVAFAQPTDVVKIRFQAQVRLPTSGTVKRYNSAFDAYKTIARDEGVRGLWKGCLTNITRNAIVNCSELVTYDIIKDYILKYNVMTDNMPCHFTAGFAAGFCTTVVVSPVDVVKTRIMNSMPGKYSGAINCAVIMLMKEGPTAFYKGDTEVKEARSTTKAADGQEDWPI; the protein is encoded by the exons AtggttggtggtggaggagctgctgatctGTCCCCGACGGTCGCTGTCAAGATCTTTTCAGCCGGAACAGCTGGCTGTGTGGCCGAACTGGCCACTTACCCCCTGGACACAGCCAAAGTGAGACTGCAG ATTCAAGGTGAATCCAAGCACTCACTGGAAGGCTCAAGGATACAATACAGAGGTGTGTTCGGTACCATCCTCACCATTGTGAAGACCGAGGGCCCCCGGAGTCTTTACAATGGACTGGTGGCGGGGCTGCATCGACAGGCGTGCTTCGCCTCAGTCCGCATCGGCCTGTATGACACCATGAAGCAATTCTACACCAACGGGTCGGAGA ATGCAGGCATCGGGGCTCGGCTGCTGGCAGGCTGCTCCACGGGGGCCATGGCGGTGGCCTTTGCGCAGCCCACTGATGTGGTGAAAATCCGGTTCCAGGCTCAGGTCCGCTTGCCTACGAGCGGCACTGTGAAGAGATACAACAGCGCGTTTGACGCCTACAAGACCATCGCCAGGGATGAGGGCGTCAGAGGGCTCTGGAAAG GTTGTCTGACAAACATAACTCGCAATGCCATCGTGAACTGCTCTGAGCTGGTGACGTACGACATCATTAAGGACTACATCCTGAAGTACAACGTGATGACAG ACAACATGCCGTGTCACTTCACAGCGGGCTTTGCAGCGGGTTTCTGCACCACCGTCGTGGTGTCTCCGGTGGATGTGGTGAAAACACGCATCATGAATTCAATGCCTGGGAAGTACAGCGGCGCTATTAACTGTGCAGTAATCATGCTGATGAAAGAGGGACCCACAGCTTTCTATAAGGG AGACACGGAGGTGAAAGAGGCGAGAAGCACAACAAAGGCAGCTGACGGACAAGAAGATTGGCCAATTTGA
- the LOC130210398 gene encoding vacuolar protein sorting-associated protein 37C-like → MKFKQLENLRSIIQAKQEQLIFAAERYSVHDARWSLLQKINHAEQECEMLFQRFAEGKTPLAEFLDSFLSSLKLQHIRMALVKKLHEVVELRATQRLGEPEPFSAEEIGTACLPLCGLNTAVVVPACCHPPVLLPCGAHANTLHRLQYLPFCLESLRPGALGRGPKWPVKPVRLQPLEVQQRRHRQAPP, encoded by the exons ATGAAGTTCAAGCAGCTGGAAAACCTCAGAAGCATCATCCAGGCCAAACAAGAACAACTCA TTTTTGCAGCAGAAAGATATAGTGTTCATGATGCTCGGTGGAGTCTCCTGCAAAAGATAAATCATGCAGAGCAGGAGTGTGAG ATGctgtttcagaggtttgcagaGGGGAAGACGCCGTTGGCAGAGTTCCTGGATTCTTTTCTCAGCTCGCTGAAACTCCAACACATCAGGATGGCCCTGGTGAAGAAACTCCACGAAGTTGTTGAACTGAGAGCAACACAAAGGCTCGGTGAGCCTGAGCCTTTCTCTGCAGAGGAGATAGGCACCGCCTGCCTCCCGCTCTGCGGCCTGAACACAGCTGTGGTCGTACCGGCCTGCTGCCACCCTCCAGTCCTGCTGCCCTGTGGCGCCCACGCAAACACGCTTCACCGTCTACAGTATTTACCATTTTGTCTCGAGTCCCTACGACCAGGAGCGCTCGGACGGGGCCCCAAATGGCCGGTGAAACCTGTCCGTCTTCAGCCTCTGGAGGTGCAGCAGAGGAGGCATCGACAAGCACCGCCGTGA
- the LOC130210397 gene encoding dicarboxylate carrier SLC25A8-like isoform X1 — protein MVGGGGAADLSPTVAVKIFSAGTAGCVAELATYPLDTAKVRLQIQGESKHSLEGSRIQYRGVFGTILTIVKTEGPRSLYNGLVAGLHRQACFASVRIGLYDTMKQFYTNGSENAGIGARLLAGCSTGAMAVAFAQPTDVVKIRFQAQVRLPTSGTVKRYNSAFDAYKTIARDEGVRGLWKGCLTNITRNAIVNCSELVTYDIIKDYILKYNVMTDNMPCHFTAGFAAGFCTTVVVSPVDVVKTRIMNSMPGKYSGAINCAVIMLMKEGPTAFYKGFIPAFLRLGSWNIVMFMSYEQIKRAFIRFQQSRDAAV, from the exons AtggttggtggtggaggagctgctgatctGTCCCCGACGGTCGCTGTCAAGATCTTTTCAGCCGGAACAGCTGGCTGTGTGGCCGAACTGGCCACTTACCCCCTGGACACAGCCAAAGTGAGACTGCAG ATTCAAGGTGAATCCAAGCACTCACTGGAAGGCTCAAGGATACAATACAGAGGTGTGTTCGGTACCATCCTCACCATTGTGAAGACCGAGGGCCCCCGGAGTCTTTACAATGGACTGGTGGCGGGGCTGCATCGACAGGCGTGCTTCGCCTCAGTCCGCATCGGCCTGTATGACACCATGAAGCAATTCTACACCAACGGGTCGGAGA ATGCAGGCATCGGGGCTCGGCTGCTGGCAGGCTGCTCCACGGGGGCCATGGCGGTGGCCTTTGCGCAGCCCACTGATGTGGTGAAAATCCGGTTCCAGGCTCAGGTCCGCTTGCCTACGAGCGGCACTGTGAAGAGATACAACAGCGCGTTTGACGCCTACAAGACCATCGCCAGGGATGAGGGCGTCAGAGGGCTCTGGAAAG GTTGTCTGACAAACATAACTCGCAATGCCATCGTGAACTGCTCTGAGCTGGTGACGTACGACATCATTAAGGACTACATCCTGAAGTACAACGTGATGACAG ACAACATGCCGTGTCACTTCACAGCGGGCTTTGCAGCGGGTTTCTGCACCACCGTCGTGGTGTCTCCGGTGGATGTGGTGAAAACACGCATCATGAATTCAATGCCTGGGAAGTACAGCGGCGCTATTAACTGTGCAGTAATCATGCTGATGAAAGAGGGACCCACAGCTTTCTATAAGGG ATTTATTCCCGCGTTTCTCCGTCTGGGTTCCTGGAACATTGTGATGTTTATGAGCTACGAGCAGATTAAGAGAGCTTTCATAAGATTCCAACAGTCCCGAGATGCTGCAGTCTGA
- the camkk1b gene encoding LOW QUALITY PROTEIN: calcium/calmodulin-dependent protein kinase kinase 1b (The sequence of the model RefSeq protein was modified relative to this genomic sequence to represent the inferred CDS: deleted 1 base in 1 codon), translating to MCVSRWDNVHVHASESRCLSLMSPRLILLKTSIASCQGKSCAVTLRTPPPSHSAAMPPLVVFTLARSAVSERGLTAMSADTVCKTEQDSEHHGELADLVAAMHVAANRTTPPNGDKSGGPRATRVSDRKMSLQERGSRMPRHATIETKRVSITDADDYVQLNQYTLKNEIGKGSYGVVKLAYNEDSEQYYAMKVVSKKRLMKQCGFLRRHPPQGSSAAFPLEKIYKEIAILKKLDHHNVVKLVEVLDDIDEDGLHMAFDLMTKGPVMEVPTDDPFTEEQARFYFRDVVLGIEYLHFHKIIHRDIKPSNLLLGDDGHVEIADYGVSNEFEGTDALLSSTEGTPAFMAPEMMTEHEHSFSGKALDIWAMGVTLSCFVFGKCPFYDKNIISLHTKIKNKPVEFPETPLISNGLKELIERMLDKKSKTRITIPEIKLHVWVTENGSDPLPLEEEHCTAVEITEEDVQNSVTLIPSLSTVILVKSMLRKRSFSNPFECLSRRPERSMSAPGGLLTDSWDLLGASPQLHPSLRKISKEGSREELEDLYEDEALPELPD from the exons atgtgtgtgtcacGTTGGGACAACGTGCACGTGCACGCCTCAGAATCACGTTGCCTCAGCTTAATGTCGCCTCGGTTAATCCTTTTAAAGACGAGCATTGCTTCTTGTCAGGGAAAGTCCTGCGCTGTGACACTCAGGACACCTCCACCGT CTCACAGCGCAGCAATGCCTCCTCTGGTGGTTTTCACTCTGGCACGTTCAGCTGTGAGCGAACGAGGACTGACCGCCATGAGCGCCGACACAGTCTGCAAGACAGAGCAGGACTCGGAGCACCACGGCGAGCTGGCCGACTTGGTGGCGGCCATGCACGTGGCTGCCAACCGCACAACCCCACCGAATGGCGACAAGTCCGGTGGTCCGAGGGCCACCAGGGTCTCGGACAGGAAGATGTCCCtgcaagagagagggagccgCATGCCCCGACATGCCACCATCGAGACCAAACGCGTGTCCATCACAGATGCTGAT gATTATGTTCAGCTCAACCAGTATACGTTGAAGAACGAGATTGGAAAG GGTTCATATGGAGTGGTCAAATTAGCGTATAATGAAGATTCTGAGCAGTACTAC GCGATGAAAGTGGTTTCAAAGAAGAGGCTGATGAAGCAGTGTGGATTTCTGC GCCGCCATCCTCCTCAAGGATCAAGCGctgcgtttcctctggagaAGATATACAAAGAGATCGCCATCCTCAAGAAACTGGACCATCATAATGTTGTTAAACTGGTGGAG GTGCTTGATGACATTGATGAAGATGGACTTCATATGG CCTTCGATTTGATGACAAAGGG CCCGGTGATGGAGGTGCCGACAGACGACCCGTTCACAGAGGAGCAGGCTCGCTTTTACTTCAGAGACGTCGTCCTGGGAATAGAATACT TGCACTTCCACAAGATCATCCACAGGGACATCAAGCCCTCCAACCTGCTGCTGGGGGACGATGGCCACGTCGAGATCGCAGACTATGGTGTGAGCAACGAGTTTGAGGGGACGGACGCCCTCCTGTCGAGCACGGAGGGGACGCCGGCCTTCATGGCCCCCGAGATGATGACCGAACACGAGCATAGCTTCAGCGGGAAG GCATTAGACATATGGGCGATGGGAGTCACACTCTCCTGTTTTGTCTTTGGGAAG TGCCCTTTTTATGACAAAAACATCATCTCTCTGCACACCAAGATCAAGAACAAACCTGTCGAGTTTCCAGAGAC ACCATTAATAAGTAACGGATTGAAGGAGCTCATTGAGAGGATGCTggat aaaaaatctaaaacaaGAATCACCATTCCTGAGATTAAG CTCCATGTGTGGGTGACGGAGAACGGCTCCGACCCGCTTCCTCTTGAGGAGGAGCACTGCACAGCGGTGGAGATCACTGAGGAGGACGTGCAGAACAGCGTCACACTCATCCCGAGTCTTTCCACTGTG ATTCTGGTGAAGTCCATGCTGAGGAAGCGGTCTTTCAGTAATCCCTTTGAGTGTCTGAGCAGACGTCCGGAGAGGTCCATGTCTGCCCCTGGAGGTCTTCTTAC TGACTCTTGGGACTTATTGGGGGCTTCGCCTCAGCTTCATCCTTCCTTGAG GAAAATCAGCAAAgaggggagcagagaggagttGGAGGACTTGTATGAAGATGAAGCGTTGCCAGAGTTACCAGATTAA